From Elaeis guineensis isolate ETL-2024a chromosome 16, EG11, whole genome shotgun sequence, a single genomic window includes:
- the LOC105059459 gene encoding trihelix transcription factor GT-3b isoform X1, whose protein sequence is MMLGGRGGGGGGDGDALSGRIAMIAGLPPQPNRSWQQQQQQMRMGKEEKVAQAQWSESETRELIGIRGDLERDLTVARWNKTLWEAVAARMREKGYRRTSDQCKCKWKNLVNRYKFGFVTQDTETADPENGRQCPFFEELHAVFTERARNMQRLLLESESSASHSKKKLKRLGVDRSSGEFSEDDDEDDEDSDDEHLSKGRKKKADKGAHQQQRTKASGGIHELLQEFLQQQQRVEVQWRELMERRALERRAFEQEWRQSMEKLERERVMLEQAWREREEQRRMREESRADKRDALLTTLLNKLIQDDF, encoded by the exons ATGATGCTGGgaggacgaggaggaggaggaggaggagatggggACGCCCTGAGCGGGCGGATCGCGATGATTGCGGGGCTGCCGCCGCAGCCGAACAGATCttggcagcagcagcagcagcagatgAGGATGGGGAAGGAGGAGAAGGTGGCGCAGGCACAATGGAGCGAGTCGGAGACGAGGGAGCTGATCGGTATCAGGGGGGATCTGGAGCGGGACTTGACGGTGGCAAGATGGAACAAGACCCTCTGGGAGGCGGTGGCCGCCCGGATGAGGGAGAAGGGCTACCGCCGCACCTCCGACCAGTGCAAGTGCAAGTGGAAGAACCTCGTCAATCGCTACAAG TTTGGCTTTGTTACCCAGGATACAGAGACAGCTGATCCAGAAAACGGCAGGCAATGCCCATTCTTCGAAGAGCTTCATGCGGTATTCACGGAACGGGCAAGAAACATGCAGCGCCTCCTCCTAGAGTCTGAATCCAGTGCCTCGCATTCGAAGAAGAAACTAAAGAGGCTCGGTGTGGACCGATCCTCCGGTGAATTCTCTGAGGATGATGATGAGGATGATGAGGACAGCGATGACGAGCACCTCTCGAAGGGCAGAAAGAAGAAGGCTGATAAAGGGGCACATCAGCAGCAGCGGACAAAGGCATCCGGCGGCATCCATGAGCTGCTGCAGGAGTTCTTGCAGCAGCAGCAGCGTGTGGAGGTCCAGTGGAGGGAGTTGATGGAGAGGAGGGCCCTGGAGCGCCGGGCTTTCGAGCAGGAGTGGCGGCAGTCAATGGAGAAgctggagagggagagggtgatgctggagcaggcatggagggagagggaggagcaGAGGAGGATGAGGGAAGAGAGCAGGGCAGACAAGAGGGATGCACTTCTAACCACCCTGTTGAATAAGCTCATCCAGGATGACTTCTGA
- the LOC105059459 gene encoding trihelix transcription factor GT-3b isoform X2, with translation MMLGGRGGGGGGDGDALSGRIAMIAGLPPQPNRSWQQQQQQMRMGKEEKVAQAQWSESETRELIGIRGDLERDLTVARWNKTLWEAVAARMREKGYRRTSDQCKCKWKNLVNRYKDTETADPENGRQCPFFEELHAVFTERARNMQRLLLESESSASHSKKKLKRLGVDRSSGEFSEDDDEDDEDSDDEHLSKGRKKKADKGAHQQQRTKASGGIHELLQEFLQQQQRVEVQWRELMERRALERRAFEQEWRQSMEKLERERVMLEQAWREREEQRRMREESRADKRDALLTTLLNKLIQDDF, from the exons ATGATGCTGGgaggacgaggaggaggaggaggaggagatggggACGCCCTGAGCGGGCGGATCGCGATGATTGCGGGGCTGCCGCCGCAGCCGAACAGATCttggcagcagcagcagcagcagatgAGGATGGGGAAGGAGGAGAAGGTGGCGCAGGCACAATGGAGCGAGTCGGAGACGAGGGAGCTGATCGGTATCAGGGGGGATCTGGAGCGGGACTTGACGGTGGCAAGATGGAACAAGACCCTCTGGGAGGCGGTGGCCGCCCGGATGAGGGAGAAGGGCTACCGCCGCACCTCCGACCAGTGCAAGTGCAAGTGGAAGAACCTCGTCAATCGCTACAAG GATACAGAGACAGCTGATCCAGAAAACGGCAGGCAATGCCCATTCTTCGAAGAGCTTCATGCGGTATTCACGGAACGGGCAAGAAACATGCAGCGCCTCCTCCTAGAGTCTGAATCCAGTGCCTCGCATTCGAAGAAGAAACTAAAGAGGCTCGGTGTGGACCGATCCTCCGGTGAATTCTCTGAGGATGATGATGAGGATGATGAGGACAGCGATGACGAGCACCTCTCGAAGGGCAGAAAGAAGAAGGCTGATAAAGGGGCACATCAGCAGCAGCGGACAAAGGCATCCGGCGGCATCCATGAGCTGCTGCAGGAGTTCTTGCAGCAGCAGCAGCGTGTGGAGGTCCAGTGGAGGGAGTTGATGGAGAGGAGGGCCCTGGAGCGCCGGGCTTTCGAGCAGGAGTGGCGGCAGTCAATGGAGAAgctggagagggagagggtgatgctggagcaggcatggagggagagggaggagcaGAGGAGGATGAGGGAAGAGAGCAGGGCAGACAAGAGGGATGCACTTCTAACCACCCTGTTGAATAAGCTCATCCAGGATGACTTCTGA